Genomic DNA from uncultured Ilyobacter sp.:
TTCTTCGTTCCTTTATGACTCTTCATCTTTGGCATATTAATAATCCTCCTCTCAAATATTTAAACTATTTTTTAGGCGTCAACATTAGATGCTTTTGCTTATCAAAATATTTTTTATCAACATCTGCAGTTTCAGAAAATCTTTCTGCAATCTGATCTAGAATTTTAATACCAAGATCAGCGTGCATTCTTTCCCTTCCGAAAAGCATAAGAGTTACCTTTACCTTGTTTTCCTTAGCAAGGAATTTTTCAATCTTGTCAGCTTTTGTTTCAAAATCGTGTTTATCGATTCTAGCTTTGAATTTAACCTCTTTTACAACAACAAGTTTTTGATTCTTTTTGGCTTCTTTGGCCTTTCTAGCCTGCTCGTATTTAAATTTTCCGTAATCCATTATTTTGCATACCGGCGGAGTAGAATTTGAAGATACTTCTACCAGGTCAAGATCTCTTTCCATTGCCAATGAAAGAGCCTCTCTTGTGTTCATAACTCCCAATTGTTCCCCTGAGTCAGATATAACTCTTACTTCTCTAGCTCTTATTTTTCCATTAATTCTAGTCTTATCAGAAATAATAGACACCCCCTAGGATTGATTAAACAATAAAAAAACAGGACACAAAACGCCCTGCTCATTTTTAATAAAAAAATTATAGCTGATTTAAAAAAATCAACTAGATTGACCTTATGTAGCTACTTTGGCTAGTAAGGTGAGAAACGGGCGTTTCTTCTTTGACTATAACATTTAAGTTATCAATATTCAATTTACAAGCAATTTTAACATTTAAAATCATTTTTTGTCAAGATTTTTTTGTGGCGCACCCAAGAGGAGTCGAACCCCTAACCTTCTGGTCCGTAGCCAGACGCTCTATCCAATTGAGCTATGGGTGCTTTTTTATTTATTTAGAAAAAAAAATGGCAGTCACCTACCATATAGTCAACGTAAATGGCGGAGAATGAGGGATTTGAACCCTCGATACCGTCTCCGGTATACACCCTTAGCAGGGGTGCGCATTCAGCCACTCTGCCAATTCTCCATTATACCTTTCAGAAAACCTTGCGACAAAATCCAAAATAAAATCCAACATTTTCTCAGTCTGCTGACTTTTATATCTAACTTTTTCTCTCTGGCCTTTCCTCTAGACAAGATTAAATATATCATAGTTTTTGGGGGGTGTCAACGATTTTTTTATGAAATTGATTTTTTAATTTCAAAGTATTAAAAAAGCTACCTATAAAAAGGCAGCTGATTTTTTACTTAGTTTCTTCTATTAATTTATTCATTTCTTCTACTAGTGCATCAGCGTCTAAACCATGAGAAATTATACCGTCTCCTAGGCTTTCTCCTGAGGCTACCATACACCCAACGCATCCTAATCCATATTTTTGAAAAACTTGAACGATCTGAGGATGTTTTTGAACTGCTTCTAAAATATTCATATCTTTAGTTACCATTTTATTACCTCCCACACTTTTTATTATTATCGTAATGATATTACTTTTCTTTCCCCAACAATAATATACAAGATATCTCCAAAGGTTTCGGTAACTTATGTTACCATATCCCATTTAAGAATTATTTTGTAAAAAAATAGTTGCAATACAGTAATTATAATATAACAATTTATCTTTGTCAATTTTAGCTCAACAAATTACCCAACTACTTTTAGCAGGTCATGAACTCTTACCAGCCCCACAAGTTCTTCTCCCTCTATAACCGGAAGCACCGATATCTGACTCTCTCGGTTTTCCATTAGTTCTAAGGCATCTATGGCCATCTTGTCCTTATCTATAGAAGTAAATTCTTTTGTCATGAGGTCTCCAGCATAGAAATCGAAAAATTTATTTTTTTCTTTTAAAGCTCTTCTGATGTCTCCCTCTGTTATTATCCCTGACATTTTCCCGTCATCCACCACACATACTGCTCCCAATCTTTTATTGGTCATCTTTAGAAGTACATCGTCCACTGTTGCACTACTTTTACATACTGCAACCTCATCTCCCTTGTGCATCACATCTTCTACCTTCATGAGAAGACGTCTTCCGAGGCTCCCACCAGGGTGATAGACCGCAAAATTTTCAGGCTTGAAATCCCTCAGTTTTATAAGAACAGAGGCCATTGCATCTCCCATGACCAAGGTAGCTGTGGTAGAAGTTGTCGGTGCGAGGTTATTAGGACAGGCCTCTCTCTCCACTCTTATATCCAAAATACAGTCAGCTGCCTGCCCTAGACCAGAACCAGGATTACCGGTCATGGCAATTATTTTTGCACCTATTTTTTTTATAGATGGGATTATTGAGAGTACCTCGTCGCTGTTTCCACTGTTTGATATGGCAATGACCACATCTTCAGGATGTATCATGCCCAAGTCTCCGTGTAACCCCTCGGCTGAGTTCATGAATACAGAGTGAGTTCCAGTTGAGGCAAATGTAGCCGCCATCTTTTTTCCTATAAGTCCAGACTTGCCTATTCCTGTTATTACAACTTTCCCCTTTGAAGCAAGTATTATATTTACAGCCTTTTCCATCTGTTCAGAAATCCTATCCCTGACTTTTTTCAGTTCTCCTATCTCTATATCAAATACCTCTTTTGCATAATTTATAATATCCATTAAAAGACCTCCTTATTTTATTTTCACAGTATACCATTTTACTCTTTACTTTGAAAAAAATATTACAAAAAAAATAAAAACCCCGAAAAAACGGGGGTTAAAATTAATTTTTCTTTACTATATCATCAATCTCTATGGCAACCTTTAAAATCTCCTCTAAATCTTCTAATTTCAACATGTTCGGACCATCACAAGGAGCATTGTCAGGGTCCTCGTGTACCTCTGCAAATATTGCGTCCACTCCCACAGCAAGGGCTGCTCTCATTAAAGGGAAGACATATTCTCTGTTTCCACCTGTACATGTTCCTTGACCTCCAGGAATCTGAACAGAGTGAGTTGCATCAAAAACCACAGGATATCCAAATTTTCTCATTTCAAGAAATGATCTCATATCTACAACAAAGTTATTATACCCAAAGGTAGTACCTCTCTCACACAGAAGAAGCTTGTTATTCCCCACCTCTTCAAACTTTGTCACTATATTCTTAGCATCCCAAGGAGCGAGAAACTGTCCTTTCTTGACATTTACAGGAAGCCCTGTTTCTGCAGCTGCTACTATTAGGTCAGTTTGTCTGCAGAGAAATGCAGGAATCTGGAGCATATCTACAAACTTAGCCGCCTCAGCTGCCTGCCAAGGTTCATGAATATCTGTAATCACAGGTACTCCTACCTCTTCTCTTACCTTTTTTAAAATATTTAGTCCCTTCTCCATCCCTATTCCCCTTGCAGAGAATACAGATGATCTGTTGGCCTTGTCATAAGACGATTTAAAGATATAGTCAACTTCTAATTTATCGCAGATCTCTTTTATCTTTTTTGCGACCCTCAAACTCATCTCTTCACTTTCTATGGCACAGGGACCCGCAATAAGGGTAAATCTGCTTTTACCCCCTATATCAAATTTTTCTGCTATTTTTACCTTTTTAACTTCACTTACCATTGACATTTCCCATCTCCATTTCATTTTTTATTTTAATCCACCAGGAGTTAAATTTTAACCTAAGTTGCTAGCTTTATTTCAAATTAAAGTATTGAATTTATCGGGATTCGTTACTTTTCTCTTGAAAGAAAAGTAACCAAAAGTTCAAGAATTTTCAAATGTCTAGGAAGTAGATATTTCTTTTATCACCTTTGTAAGCTACAGTCCTCGGTTCCCTGCTCATCCACTGGATAAGGTGTTTCATAGTCGCTGACGCTCCTTGAACTCCCTTAACTTATTCTGTAGGACGGCTGAGTGCGGCTCTTTCCTGTATAAGCCCTGCGACTTGAAAATTCAAAAAATCTTCTCTATGAAACTCTTCTCCTGTCTCTGTGTCTTCTGTGACCAAAAGATTTTGTTATTATTCGTGTTAATTTCCCTATCTTTTATTGGTGTTCATTCGTGATAAAATCTTTTGACTTTAATATCGCTCTCCTCCGTGATACTCTCTTCTTTTCTCTGTGACCAAAAGCTTTTGTCCTTATTCGTGTTAATTTCCCTATCTTTTATTAGTGTCCATTCGTGACAAAATCTTTTGACTCTAATATTCTTATAAATTACTGAATTTACAAGAATTACTTTCAAACATCAAGTCTATTTAAATCTTAATCTTATTTTTAATATATTTTAGAGCTATCTCTTTATCGTCAAAGTGTATTTTTTCTTTTCCTATTATCTGATAATCCTCATGTCCTTTTCCAGCTATCAGAACAATGTCGTTCTTTTTAGCCATTCCCACTGCCTTTTCTATCGCCTTTTCTCTGTCTATCTCTAAAAAACTGTGTTTCAGACTGCTAAGTCCACTTGAAACCTCTTCTAATATCTTATTGGGGTCTTCTGTTCTCGGATTGTCTGAGGTTACTATCACTATATCACTTAGTTTTTCTGCTGTCTCCGCCATGGGTTTTCTTTTGCTAGGATCTCTGTCTCCCCCGCAACCGAATACAGTTATAATTTTTTTAATTTTAATCTCATTGAGAGCAGTCAATATATTTTCAAGGGCGTCTGCAGTATG
This window encodes:
- the infC gene encoding translation initiation factor IF-3 gives rise to the protein MSIISDKTRINGKIRAREVRVISDSGEQLGVMNTREALSLAMERDLDLVEVSSNSTPPVCKIMDYGKFKYEQARKAKEAKKNQKLVVVKEVKFKARIDKHDFETKADKIEKFLAKENKVKVTLMLFGRERMHADLGIKILDQIAERFSETADVDKKYFDKQKHLMLTPKK
- a CDS encoding DUF1858 domain-containing protein → MVTKDMNILEAVQKHPQIVQVFQKYGLGCVGCMVASGESLGDGIISHGLDADALVEEMNKLIEETK
- a CDS encoding KpsF/GutQ family sugar-phosphate isomerase, translating into MDIINYAKEVFDIEIGELKKVRDRISEQMEKAVNIILASKGKVVITGIGKSGLIGKKMAATFASTGTHSVFMNSAEGLHGDLGMIHPEDVVIAISNSGNSDEVLSIIPSIKKIGAKIIAMTGNPGSGLGQAADCILDIRVEREACPNNLAPTTSTTATLVMGDAMASVLIKLRDFKPENFAVYHPGGSLGRRLLMKVEDVMHKGDEVAVCKSSATVDDVLLKMTNKRLGAVCVVDDGKMSGIITEGDIRRALKEKNKFFDFYAGDLMTKEFTSIDKDKMAIDALELMENRESQISVLPVIEGEELVGLVRVHDLLKVVG
- the kdsA gene encoding 3-deoxy-8-phosphooctulonate synthase translates to MVSEVKKVKIAEKFDIGGKSRFTLIAGPCAIESEEMSLRVAKKIKEICDKLEVDYIFKSSYDKANRSSVFSARGIGMEKGLNILKKVREEVGVPVITDIHEPWQAAEAAKFVDMLQIPAFLCRQTDLIVAAAETGLPVNVKKGQFLAPWDAKNIVTKFEEVGNNKLLLCERGTTFGYNNFVVDMRSFLEMRKFGYPVVFDATHSVQIPGGQGTCTGGNREYVFPLMRAALAVGVDAIFAEVHEDPDNAPCDGPNMLKLEDLEEILKVAIEIDDIVKKN